TTCCGTTGCAGAAGTGACTTTCCACAAACCTGCTAATTCGACTGCGACTAGATTGATGGGAGGTTTTTCATTGATCAGAGTAGAGATACCTTGCAGCGAACCTGCGGGAATGATCTTTCGATTTTGAAATGCTTCTTTCAATGCAAGAAGTGATTTTTCCTTTAAGTCACCTTTGAAGGCATTTGTGGTAATTTGTCCCCAAATATATCCCAGATCTTCTTTGTTCCCTTTACGACAGATGAGTTCAATAAGCGTTCCCTGGCGTTGCGCAGGAACCCGACCACTTTTCAAGAGTTTCATCAACGGAGCAACGCTACTCTTTGATTGGGCAACAGCGTGCTCTGAATGCTGCAAGACGAAAGATAAGGTGAGCCCTGAAAGTAACAGGATTGAATAAATGGGTGGTTGATTTCTCATTTTGAAACTGACTCAGCGTAAAAGTCGTCTAAATTGTAGGTTAAGACGTTAATTGGTACAGATGGAAATGCAAGGGGCGAGATCAAACTTATCCAGGAGAAAATCAACACTTTTCTCCTGGATAAAATGTCTGATAAGTTTTGGAAAGCACTCAATAAATTATTTATTACTCATTCTTTTTTCGAGTGTATCCATTGTCTCTTTTAAAGTGTATTCAAGGTAGTAATCCTGAGGATGAATCAACGATTCGACAGCGATATCGAGTGCTTGAGGATCATGGTAAAAGCTCAGTGCGCGAATTGCTTCCAGTCTGACTCTGGGGTGTTCATCATTAACCTGAGCTCTGAGTAATTCTAGAGAGCCATTCACTCGGTCACGCCAATAACACAAGACACGCGTGGCAGCAGCCCGTGCGCGTGGTTCGGGTGAGCGTAACATCTTCTTCAGAAATTGGACATCGACAACATCAAGATTCTGATGTACCCATAACGCTTCGAGTAAATGGTGCTGGTAATCTTTGTCCTTCGGATCAAGAGTCGCAACCCATTTGTTGACTGCTGAGGTCACTTCCTGGGTATCGCGGATTCGTAATTCACGGCGAACGCGATAACGTACCCGATCTTCATAAGTCTTCAAAAGATCGAGCAGTTCAGGAATCGATGCCTTCGCAATTTCCGGATCTTTCAATAAAGGTTTTTTAGAATAGGTCACGCGCCAGATGCGTCCGTGTTGGGCATCCCGATTGGGGTCTCGAATCGAGTGTTGCATGTGACCTACCAGTGGATTGAACCAGTCAATCAGATACAGTGCACCATCTGGTCCAAATTGCAGATCAACGGGTCTGAAGTTGGTGTCTGTAGATTTTACGAGTGGTTCCACAGGATCTGCTGCGAATCCAGATCCATCTTCTTTCATTTTGTACTGCAATACGCCATGAAATCCGATGCAGTTGTTTAAGAGATAGTTACCTTGCATTTCTTCTGGAAACTGTCGGCTGGAAACAAATTCACATCCTGCAGTTGGCCGCCATTGTTTTTTAAGGAAATGCTTCATTCCTGCGTGTTTACGAGGGTAGTCCAAGTCACCAGAATAGGCGGTACCAAAATAGTTCGCTCCTCCAGAGGCATCAGCCACAAAGTTCTGGCCCCATCGATCAAAGACATGCCCCCAAGGGTTGGCGTAGCTGTATGAAATGAAGATGTCGAATTTTTCTGTGCGCGGTTCATAACGAAAGACACCTGCATTTTTCACGCGGCGGGGACCATAGGGAGTTTCTACTTGTGTATGATGGAATGTCCCTTCCTGAAAGTATAAGTCTCCGCCAGGACCCCAAGTGAAAGCACTGATAGCATGGTGCGAATCTGCTGAGTCAAAGCCATGTAGCACGATTTCTTTGTGGTCTGCGTAACCATCGCCATCGGTATCTTTCAGAAATACTAAATTGGGTTGTTGAGCGACATACGCGCCCCCGTCTCCAAGTTCAATTCCCGTTGGTAAATGCAGGCCATCAGCAAAAATAGTCTGCTTGTCGGCACGACCATCGCCGTTCGTATCTTCAAAAATTAAAACCTTATCATCCACGTCTTTACCGGGCAAATATTGTGGGTAAGATTCCATTGTGCAAACCCACAAACGACCTTGGCTATCAAAGGTAAATTGAACCGGGTTTTTCAGCTCAGGAAAATCAACTTCTGAAGCAAACAGGTTGATTTCAAATCCTTCCGGTAATTCAAATTTCTTCTGTGATTCTTGAGGCGAAGTGATGCGTATCGATGAGGGGTCTTTCACATTGGTTTTAATATCAGCAAATTCACCTGTCTGGCTGTCGTCAATTTTGTGAGGAACGGTTTTTCCTTGAGCCACTGCCCAGATTCGTTTATCGCGATTCTCTATCATCTTCCGAAGTTTCGCAAATTCTGCCGGGAAGTTGACAACTCCAAAGGGCTTTTTTCGACCACCGTAAATGTAGTAACCGTTGACGGCTCGATAGTCGTACCAGAACTGTCGATTTTTTTCCAGAACTTCGGCTCTCAGCTTTTTCATGTCTACCGTCGAGCCGGTTTTATTGTTGGTTCCAAATAAAGCTTCATCAATGATAGGAGCCAATTGTTGATATCCATAGTCAGTCAAGTGGATTCCGTTGAAAGTGAAATCTTGGTCCCCACTTTTCATTAACTTTTTACTCGGAGTAAACAGGTCGATAAACAGAACATTTTTCTCTTTCGCCATTTTCTGCATCGAGTCAGTATAAAGCTTGATCCGCTGGTTATTTTCTTTGCAGTCAGTCAAACCATGACGTTTTAAATCTTCATTTGCAATTGGTGAAAAGAGCACCAGTTGTGGGTGAGATTTTCCGTTGTATTTCGCTTGAAGCGTCGTGTCGATAAATTTCTTTAAATCGGCTTCGAATTTGGGAATACCGCTTTTGCCAGCGAAAGATTCGTTAAACCCAAAACAAGCTATGATCACGTCTGCTTTGTGGTCTTCCAGGTTGTGACCATGATCCTGAAAATCCTTTGAGCGAGGACGCAGAGTCAATTCATCGGCTGACCAGCCTAGATTACGCACAACTAGTTCTTTTTCCGGAAAACGGCTATGTAATAGGGTTTCAAAATACCCTGCATCCTGCATACGTTCGAAAAATGTGTTTCCAATTAAAACAATACGATCATGGGGTTTTACCTCCAGATGTTGTTGCCCTTCTTGGGCGTGGCCATGTGCAGCCGCAAAGATGGTTACTGAGATGATGCATAAAGCAATTTGTAGGGATTTCTTCACTGCAGTAAGCTTTCTTATTAAATAGGCAAAAGAGGCAGGAGACTCTGAAGGTATTTTTTTGAGTCAAATGATTTGGATGGGGGGCTTGCTATACCGATCCAAACTATAATTTTGTAGCATAGTACTACCTGTGTCAAATCAATCTGCTAAGTTGTCTGATATTGTTTAGTTTTTTGAACATCAGTGATACAACTATGAGGAACTTTGAATGGAGTCCAATTTAAGTTCAACGCGAGGGAATATAAAGCAGTTCCGTATTGATTCTACGTCAAAGATAAAGAAACCGCTAACAGAATCTTATTCTCAGCCGGCAGACATTTCCTCTATTAAATTAATAATCGAAAGTATTCCGTCAGGTGTAGTTTTATGTTCCGAAGGAATGCTGTTTGTCAATCAACGGGCAGACGATCTTTTAGGTGGTTCTGAAAAGCATCTTGCTGTCTTTGAGGAAAACCTCAAGCAATTATTTGAATTGAGGACGAAACTTGCTACCACATCTAAGATGTCGCAGCATTCTGAACAAGCAGAAATCAGTTTTCAACTGAGTAATGGAATGCAGCATCTATGCGAGGTTACACTTCCGAATAATGCGGAACAAGAACTTTGGCTGATCGATGATATTACTGCACAAAGACAAAATGAACGCTTGCTGCGGTTACTTTCTCACGCGACCAGTGGTGTGACCGGAGATGAGTTTTACAAACGTTTGGTTAAGGAATTAGCCGATGCCCTCAAACTCAAAGGTGTCTTTTTAGTTCAACATCTAGAATCAAGTCGACAAGTGGAAAAGTGTCGGACGATTGCTGCCTATTTGAATGAGACATTGATTCCTGATTTCGAATATGAAGTGGCTGGGACGCCTTGTGAGAGTGCTGTCGGGCATGAGCCTTATGTCGTACATAGTGGTGTAGCCGCAAAGTATCCTGAAGATTATTTTCTAGTTGAAAATCAGATTGAATCATATTTCAGCATTCCCATGATCAATAAGAATGGGGAGATTCACGGTCATCTAATTCTACTTGGTGATCGACCGATTTATGAGAATCTGGCCGAGATTCCAGCTATCAAAAACTATACTTTTCGGGCAGCAACGGAATTAAGCCGGGAACGCGCTGAGAAGCGACTAAAAGATAGTGAACTTCGTATTACCATGGCTGCTCGTGGATCAGTTATGGGATTTTGGGATTATGACATCCTGACTGGTCAAGTTAAGTTCGATGATCATTGGTATTCCATGCTGGGATATGAACCACAGGAATTTCCAGCCACATTTGAAGCCTGGGAAAAATTGGTGCATGCCGATGATTTACCACCCACATTAAAACTGCTGGAGGATTATATTCAGGGAAAGTCAACTACATACGAAGCAGAAATTCGTATGAAGAAAAAGGATGGCGACTGGAAGTGGATTTTTACGAGAGGAAAAATTTCCTCTTATAGTCCTGATAAGACTCCATTGCAAATTATTGGTACACATATCGATATTGATGATCTCAAACGCTCTCAACAGATCCGGTTAGAAAATGAAGCGCGTTTAAGAATCATTATGGATCAAATTCCCGCCATTTTATGGACAACGGATTGTCATAACCAATATACCTCAATTGTAGGTGCTGGGCTCAATCAGTTTGGGATTCAGCCTAATGAAACTGTGGGACAGGCAATTTATGGTTTTCATGAGTCGCATGATGCTTCTAAAAATATGATCGCCATGCACGACAGGACGCTAAAAGGGGAGTCTGTCCGGTTTGAGCAGCGATTGCAAAATACGATTTTGGATATTCACATTGAACCCTTAAGAAATTCGAATGATGAAATTATCGGCTGCATTGGTTTGGCAATCGATGTAACCGTGCGAAAGAACACAGTAGAACAAGTAAATCGTCAACGGATTTTACTTCAGACGATTTTCCATTCTGTCACGGATGCGATGATTGTGACCGATCGCAGTCATAATGTCGTCATGTGTAATGAATCGATACAAATCTATTTTCGGTGTAAAGAGGCTGATCTCTTGGGAAAACCGATTCGGGAAATCATTGCCTCTGGTGAACAATATGATGATAAGTATTTAAGAGTTTCCTATCCGAACTCCCGTGTCTTGAAACCTTTCATTTTAGAGTATCAACGCGCTGATGGATCTTGTTTTCAGGGTGAGACTATTGTGACTCCTTTAAGACGGTCTGATAATCAAATCACCGGTTATATTCAGGTAATTCGGGACATAACCGACCGGATTCAGATCGAAGAAGAAAAAGATCAATTGCATGCGCAAATGTTACATGCGCAGAAACTGGAAAGCCTGGGGGTTCTGGCAGGTGGAATTGCACATGATTTCAACAATTTATTACTGGCAATTTTAGGAAATACTAATTTGGCGCTTCTGGATTTAAATGACGATTCCCCCGTTATCCAGAATGTTCAAAACATTGAAATTGCAGCTAAGCATGCTGCAAAAATCTGTGAGCGACTTTTAGCATATTCGGGTAGGCGCACTTTTGCCTCAAGTACCTTTAATCTCAATCTTATCATTCAGGAGACAGTTGAAATTTTAAAAACCATTGTCTCTCCCAATGCCATCATTGAGTTGAATCTTTCTGAAGAGGAATTATTGATTCATGGAGACACAGGTCAAATTGAACAAGTGGTTCTGAATTTATTGACCAATGCTTCTGAAGCAATTCAGAATCAAAGTAGGGCAGGTGAGATCTGTATTCGAACGGATATACAGGAACTAACTCAGGAAGAATTGGCAAACTATTATTTTTGTGAAAATATTCATCCTGGAATGTATGTCTATTTTGAAATTCAAGATAACGGAATTGGTATGGATGAAGATTGCCAGTCTAAAATGTTTGATCCTTTTTTTACCACAAAGTTCACTGGACGAGGTCTAGGGTTAGCAGGAGTCTCTGGAATCATTCGTGGGCATCATGGAGGGCTTTATGTTGAGTCAGCGCTCAATTCAGGGTCATGTTTTCGAGTAATTTTACCTGTCGCTGATAGCTCTGTTGAAGACATAAAATCTGATAGTAGTGTTGATTCTCTGGTGGCTCCTCATGTTGGTTCTGTTTTGGTGATCGATGATGATAAAGCAGTGTCAAATGTGGTCAACAATATTTTAAAGCGTTTTGGATTTTCTGTATTAGTTGCAAACTCAGGAAGTGAAGGAATTGAAATCTTTGAGCAAAATCGTAATTTGATCAATGTCGTATTACTGGATATGACCATGCCAGGATTGAGTGGAGTAGAGACACTCAATTTGCTGAAAAATAAAGGAATGACTGTTCCCGTGATTCTGACGAGTGGTTTAAGTGAAACCGATGTTGCCAGTCAAATTGAAAAGTCTGAATTTGTTCACTTTCTCAAGAAACCCTATAAACCACAAAAGCTGGTCAATGTTGTGAGTCGGGCATTGTTGAGACATCAGATACAGGAAGATTCATCGAGTAATTACTACTAGGGTTTGAGTCAGAGGAACAAAGACTGTTTGATCAGTTCTGCATACTGATTGAAAGCAAGGGCCATCGCCAGGAAAAGCATGGCAACATAATCGCCTTTGCCAAAACGATCTGCTCTTCCATGTGATCTGACAAAATCAAAAATAGTTCCAGTCGGACAACCATAGTGGCAGTATGCCTGAGGGACAAACAATGATGCGAAAAGTCCTATGATGGCTATTAAAATCGAAGCAATCCCAGCAGATGCTAGCAGATAAGCATCAAATGCTTCCAATTCAGCCAAATCAATCGGGAGATCTATAAAAATCACCGTTAATACCACAACCAGCAATAAAACTGGGATCCAGCGTAGTGCTTTTTTGACATCCGGTCTAATTTTCCACTTACGCTTTGCAGGCACAATTCTTCCTAGAAACTCTTGCGCAGTTCCATGCGGACAAATACTTTGACAGTAGAGATTTCGACGGGTTGCCCAAGGTATGAAGATTGCAAGCACCGCCAGGACGACGAGACCGAAAGATTGACGCCAGGGTATCGAATATTTCGCCCAGCCGGCAAAGAGTGATTCTGCCAATAGATCACCACTCAAAAACCCAAGATAGACGAACGCTGTAGCTTTAAACAGATTTCGAAGCCAGTGGTAATGTTTGAGGCGGGTAAAAGTGATGAGATATGCTCCTGCACAAAAAAGAATCAGAATTGCATCTTTCATCTGAAATTGGAAAGGTTGAACGATCTGCGATTTCTCGTTGGAATATTGAACGCGAAAAGCGATGGTATGGGCAATTCCCATACTGGTCATGGTGGCTCCTGAAACGCCTTCGATTTCTCCGTGCTGTAGATCCAGTTTCGCTAATTCATCCCATGAATATTGTTTCCATAGATTCATGAAGTATTGATTATTACGCACATCTTTCACATGCGATGTTGTATCACCACTACTGCGAATTGATAGACCAATCACTTTTTCGGTTGTCTCGTCAAAAACGAGAAGAGTGTCCGAAGGGCCACAGTAGCCAATGATCTCATCTGCGATCGGGGAGGTCCGAATGGCATAACCGATCTGTTTTTGGTTCTGGTCCAGAATGAACAGTCCCATACGATCAGAATGGTCTATTTTCAAAGAATGCGCTTGTGGGAGAAATGACTGCACTTCTTGTAGTTCGATGGGGGACTTTCCCTGCACACGAGTGCGAACATAATAGTCCCGAATCAGGAATACGATGAGAACTAAGACCGACATGCGATAAGTTTTTAAAGCAATTGATTTCAGATGACTCACCGGACGGGCAGAATGAGGAGGCTCGGCAGCTAGCGGTAACTCTGTCATCCTGTTCTCAATAAATCAATCAAATCTCGTCTTGATTTCGTTGATCTTCATCATACAAAATTGCGAAAGAAAAACCTGCAAGCTGAACTAGGGGCGTATTTATGATTATTCGCTGGGGAGGATTTGAATTGCATCTGCATGCACATTACCGTCCACGCCACTGTTTGACATAATCACTGCGATCGGCTGGTCTTTCTCAAAGTTAAATGTTCCCAGTGATATAAAACCGTGAGCTAAGGGAGGCTTGACTCGTTGGTTGATTTTCACGGTTTTCGTTCCCTGTGATGAGCGAATCGTTACCGGTGTGTTCGTGGCACGATTTTTATGATGGCCATAAGCGAGACGGACCTCATACTTACCAGATTGATCCACCTGAAATTTGAAATGGATTTCTGCTTTTTTTCCTTTACCATGATAAACGTAATGATTACCAATGTAACCTTTGAGCCCTTCGCCTTTGGTCCATTTTCCAACGAATTGAACATTATTATGTTCATCGTCAATGACCAATCCCGGTAGCGTTGCCGGATCAATATAAGCGTCGATCACGGGAGGAAGTTGCTTGGAATCTTTACGGATATAAAAACTTCCTTCAATTGTGTCGCGCCGTTCGATCCCTTTTCTTGCTAATAGTTTTTCAAGTTCTTTATAATGATCTGTATACACTGCTCGGGGATTGCATTGTTGATCAATACAGACCGCAGCCGCCTTTCCTACGACTTCACCCATCATGCCACCTGTCTTCATGACTCTTACGGTGCCGAGTGCTTCATGAGTCACGCTAATACAACGGCCGGCCATAAATAGATTGGGAACATTTCGAGAATAAAAGCAGCGGTAAGGGATCGGGTAGCCTCGCTTACGATCAACACTTCTGTCAAACACTGCTTTGGAGATAAAAGGATCCTCCGGATATTTTTTCATATATTGTTTTTTGGGGTAATGTAAATCGATGGACCAGGTGCTGGGAACGCAGCCATCAGGAAACGCAACTTTATTTGCGATATCTTTTCTGCGGAGAATGACGTCACCACGTAACATGCGGGATTCACGCGGCCCTCCAATATATGCCATCCAGGTTAAGACTGCGTTGGCATGCTTGTCTTTGCCTCCTTTATTTTTCATCGCATTCCAGGCACCATAGACGGCTCTGAAATTCCAGTCACGCATTGATTCGAGATCTTTAATCGGATCTTTGTCGAAGCCACTTTCCCAGAACCATTGTCCATGAAATCGCTGCGGATAAGGAAAGTCTTCCATATCAAGATTTAATGCCCATTCAACATTAGGGAAGGGGCGAGATTCTTTTGTCTCTTTCCATGTCCACATGTTGCTCATGCCCATGTGGCCTTTTTCGTGAGTGTAATAGTCTGCTCCAGCAAGAAAGCCGATTTCAGCGTGACCGGTACAATCAGCAAACAGAGTGCCGAGAAATTCGGTACGCTTGGCGGTCTTGGTATTAAATGCCGTCACACTTCGAATTTTATCGCCCTCTTTTTTGACAGCGTAAGCATGCGTATTTAAGAACAAATCAATATTGGGTTCTGCCTTCACAATTTGCTCTTTGGTCTGATCTCCGAACTCTTCATAGGTTCCCGGTGAAGCAGTCGCTGAGTCGGCAAATTCTGCAATGATTTCACCAATGTGAGGATATTTGCCTCGGCGTACCAGGCCCTGTGCCCAGACACGCACTTCAGAACTTCCGTTCCCCCCCAGTACAGGTCGGTTTTGAATCAATGCGACTTTGCAGCCCATGCGTGCGGCAGAGATGGCTGCCCCCATACCAGCATATCCACCACCTACGACAACGAGATCATACGGTTTTGTTTTTTCAGGTTGATCAGGAAGTCCCAACATTCCTTTGCGCCACTGGTCCATTGGAGCCATGTCATTTGGTGGATTATAGGAAAGGTCTTTTGTGAATAGAATTGCATCACAACGGCCCGCAAATCCGGTTAAGTCGTGTAATGTAAGCTCAACCTCTGGCTTGGTGATTTCGACGGTTCCTCCATCATGCCAAAACCAGGTGGGACTTTTGGTTCCAAATGTTTCGCTGATTGGTTTTCCGTCGACCAGTAATTGGAACCGACCTGGAGTACCAGGTGCTTTCCAGGGAGCGACCCAGTCTTTGGTGCGAACAAAGAGACGATACTTTCCTGTGGAAGGAAATTGGACTGTCGTCTTCGCGTCTTCAACAGGTTGTCCCAAACCGTGTGCCAGTAAGTAGGGCGAGCCCATGATATGGATAAACTGCGTATCCAGTTTCCAGCCTCCCTGTTGCTGAAAACTTTCTGCTTCCACCAGAACTCCCTCAGTGGGTTTCGAGTCAGCTAAGCTATTTGATGAGAATAGACAGAGCGAAAGTCCTACGAGTACGTATAGAAACTGAGTTGTGAAACGCATTCTCACTGACTCCTGTGATTACTTAGCTTATTAGCTTAGAGAACATGATCAATTATTAAAAACACAATAGCTTCAACTTTCATATAATTATAAGCGCGAAGTAAAGCCAATTGCAAACAGAGGAGTCTTTTAAATTATTGCGCGTATCTGATACATAACTTTATTAACTAATATGCATTATTCCCCAGAAATTGAAGTAATTCTGAATCGGGAACTTCCTTACGATTTGAAAAGGACTTACCAGTCAGATGAGGGGGAATCTCCGGTCTTTTGAATCTGACATAGTCAAAACCTGCAACTAAGTCAGGACGGCCTTGCTTAATGATTCTTGTATTTTGTTGCGCAGGTTGCATACGAGACGCAGTTCGATAATCGGTATAAACTGTTAAGCCAACCTGCAGTTCTTTTGGCATGTCTGTGCGTCGATACCGCTGATGAATATTCCAATTGCTGTTAGGGGACTTCTTCAAGAGAATAAATTCATTACCAATTCGTGCAATCTGAATCAGAGCGGTTGGGGTGTTGGCATCAGTCACAGAAAGGTTGGAGCGGCTGTTTCGTGTTGTTTTGACTTCAAATTGAAATGTCCCCGGTTTATTAGCAGAACCAAGTGAAAGGAAAATGTAGTTTTCACCACCGGGTTTCCATGTCTGAGGTGTGACTTGGCGAGGGGTTCTGATCATAAGACCTGCTAGTGAATAATTGCTTTGTGGTGCTCCGTCTCCATTACGTCTGGCAACTCGAATATTGGAAGTGACGACAAAATTACCTTTGACTAGTTTGTAAGCCAGTACGCCTCGATAGTCCATGTACCACGTGCTCGTATAAGGCATCATTACCATCCAGCCCTGACGGGTCTTACTGATATCAAACTGTTCCAGTTGATCAGCATCTGTCTTCTCTGTTTGATAGATGCGAAACCACTGTTTCAGGGTTGCAGGATCAGCAAATTCGTCACTCAGTGAGCTAAGGTCATTTATTGACTCATTTTTCTCTTGTGCTTTTCCTACGTCAGGAAATTCCCCAGCTCCTCCCGACAAAAGAAATAGACATAGTAGGAAATAGAATTTCTTGGACATGGCAGGGGACATATTTTTCTCTTTCTTTACATTTGCGTATATTTTGTATTGAGTTCAGGTTAGGGGTGATTGATTAGCGGGAACACTCTCAGAGGATTCGTCAAGTTCTGTTAAATTACGACAAAAAAAACGAAAAAATTATACTTTGCGGCTAAAACTACCTAAGCTGTAGAATGAACAGGATTTAAGCTATAATAGAAGAGACGCTAGGTGGAGGAGAATTTCAAGAAAGATGCCTCAAATGTCTTTGATTGAAGAGACAG
The Gimesia aquarii DNA segment above includes these coding regions:
- a CDS encoding PVC-type heme-binding CxxCH protein, producing MKKSLQIALCIISVTIFAAAHGHAQEGQQHLEVKPHDRIVLIGNTFFERMQDAGYFETLLHSRFPEKELVVRNLGWSADELTLRPRSKDFQDHGHNLEDHKADVIIACFGFNESFAGKSGIPKFEADLKKFIDTTLQAKYNGKSHPQLVLFSPIANEDLKRHGLTDCKENNQRIKLYTDSMQKMAKEKNVLFIDLFTPSKKLMKSGDQDFTFNGIHLTDYGYQQLAPIIDEALFGTNNKTGSTVDMKKLRAEVLEKNRQFWYDYRAVNGYYIYGGRKKPFGVVNFPAEFAKLRKMIENRDKRIWAVAQGKTVPHKIDDSQTGEFADIKTNVKDPSSIRITSPQESQKKFELPEGFEINLFASEVDFPELKNPVQFTFDSQGRLWVCTMESYPQYLPGKDVDDKVLIFEDTNGDGRADKQTIFADGLHLPTGIELGDGGAYVAQQPNLVFLKDTDGDGYADHKEIVLHGFDSADSHHAISAFTWGPGGDLYFQEGTFHHTQVETPYGPRRVKNAGVFRYEPRTEKFDIFISYSYANPWGHVFDRWGQNFVADASGGANYFGTAYSGDLDYPRKHAGMKHFLKKQWRPTAGCEFVSSRQFPEEMQGNYLLNNCIGFHGVLQYKMKEDGSGFAADPVEPLVKSTDTNFRPVDLQFGPDGALYLIDWFNPLVGHMQHSIRDPNRDAQHGRIWRVTYSKKPLLKDPEIAKASIPELLDLLKTYEDRVRYRVRRELRIRDTQEVTSAVNKWVATLDPKDKDYQHHLLEALWVHQNLDVVDVQFLKKMLRSPEPRARAAATRVLCYWRDRVNGSLELLRAQVNDEHPRVRLEAIRALSFYHDPQALDIAVESLIHPQDYYLEYTLKETMDTLEKRMSNK
- a CDS encoding PAS domain S-box protein, whose translation is MESNLSSTRGNIKQFRIDSTSKIKKPLTESYSQPADISSIKLIIESIPSGVVLCSEGMLFVNQRADDLLGGSEKHLAVFEENLKQLFELRTKLATTSKMSQHSEQAEISFQLSNGMQHLCEVTLPNNAEQELWLIDDITAQRQNERLLRLLSHATSGVTGDEFYKRLVKELADALKLKGVFLVQHLESSRQVEKCRTIAAYLNETLIPDFEYEVAGTPCESAVGHEPYVVHSGVAAKYPEDYFLVENQIESYFSIPMINKNGEIHGHLILLGDRPIYENLAEIPAIKNYTFRAATELSRERAEKRLKDSELRITMAARGSVMGFWDYDILTGQVKFDDHWYSMLGYEPQEFPATFEAWEKLVHADDLPPTLKLLEDYIQGKSTTYEAEIRMKKKDGDWKWIFTRGKISSYSPDKTPLQIIGTHIDIDDLKRSQQIRLENEARLRIIMDQIPAILWTTDCHNQYTSIVGAGLNQFGIQPNETVGQAIYGFHESHDASKNMIAMHDRTLKGESVRFEQRLQNTILDIHIEPLRNSNDEIIGCIGLAIDVTVRKNTVEQVNRQRILLQTIFHSVTDAMIVTDRSHNVVMCNESIQIYFRCKEADLLGKPIREIIASGEQYDDKYLRVSYPNSRVLKPFILEYQRADGSCFQGETIVTPLRRSDNQITGYIQVIRDITDRIQIEEEKDQLHAQMLHAQKLESLGVLAGGIAHDFNNLLLAILGNTNLALLDLNDDSPVIQNVQNIEIAAKHAAKICERLLAYSGRRTFASSTFNLNLIIQETVEILKTIVSPNAIIELNLSEEELLIHGDTGQIEQVVLNLLTNASEAIQNQSRAGEICIRTDIQELTQEELANYYFCENIHPGMYVYFEIQDNGIGMDEDCQSKMFDPFFTTKFTGRGLGLAGVSGIIRGHHGGLYVESALNSGSCFRVILPVADSSVEDIKSDSSVDSLVAPHVGSVLVIDDDKAVSNVVNNILKRFGFSVLVANSGSEGIEIFEQNRNLINVVLLDMTMPGLSGVETLNLLKNKGMTVPVILTSGLSETDVASQIEKSEFVHFLKKPYKPQKLVNVVSRALLRHQIQEDSSSNYY
- a CDS encoding 4Fe-4S binding protein; translation: MTELPLAAEPPHSARPVSHLKSIALKTYRMSVLVLIVFLIRDYYVRTRVQGKSPIELQEVQSFLPQAHSLKIDHSDRMGLFILDQNQKQIGYAIRTSPIADEIIGYCGPSDTLLVFDETTEKVIGLSIRSSGDTTSHVKDVRNNQYFMNLWKQYSWDELAKLDLQHGEIEGVSGATMTSMGIAHTIAFRVQYSNEKSQIVQPFQFQMKDAILILFCAGAYLITFTRLKHYHWLRNLFKATAFVYLGFLSGDLLAESLFAGWAKYSIPWRQSFGLVVLAVLAIFIPWATRRNLYCQSICPHGTAQEFLGRIVPAKRKWKIRPDVKKALRWIPVLLLVVVLTVIFIDLPIDLAELEAFDAYLLASAGIASILIAIIGLFASLFVPQAYCHYGCPTGTIFDFVRSHGRADRFGKGDYVAMLFLAMALAFNQYAELIKQSLFL
- a CDS encoding FAD-dependent oxidoreductase — protein: MRFTTQFLYVLVGLSLCLFSSNSLADSKPTEGVLVEAESFQQQGGWKLDTQFIHIMGSPYLLAHGLGQPVEDAKTTVQFPSTGKYRLFVRTKDWVAPWKAPGTPGRFQLLVDGKPISETFGTKSPTWFWHDGGTVEITKPEVELTLHDLTGFAGRCDAILFTKDLSYNPPNDMAPMDQWRKGMLGLPDQPEKTKPYDLVVVGGGYAGMGAAISAARMGCKVALIQNRPVLGGNGSSEVRVWAQGLVRRGKYPHIGEIIAEFADSATASPGTYEEFGDQTKEQIVKAEPNIDLFLNTHAYAVKKEGDKIRSVTAFNTKTAKRTEFLGTLFADCTGHAEIGFLAGADYYTHEKGHMGMSNMWTWKETKESRPFPNVEWALNLDMEDFPYPQRFHGQWFWESGFDKDPIKDLESMRDWNFRAVYGAWNAMKNKGGKDKHANAVLTWMAYIGGPRESRMLRGDVILRRKDIANKVAFPDGCVPSTWSIDLHYPKKQYMKKYPEDPFISKAVFDRSVDRKRGYPIPYRCFYSRNVPNLFMAGRCISVTHEALGTVRVMKTGGMMGEVVGKAAAVCIDQQCNPRAVYTDHYKELEKLLARKGIERRDTIEGSFYIRKDSKQLPPVIDAYIDPATLPGLVIDDEHNNVQFVGKWTKGEGLKGYIGNHYVYHGKGKKAEIHFKFQVDQSGKYEVRLAYGHHKNRATNTPVTIRSSQGTKTVKINQRVKPPLAHGFISLGTFNFEKDQPIAVIMSNSGVDGNVHADAIQILPSE